In Actinobacillus indolicus, a single genomic region encodes these proteins:
- the fkpA gene encoding FKBP-type peptidyl-prolyl cis-trans isomerase → MLKNKLSALAIISATLFATQVSFAEKADTKFIDDSSYAVGVLMGKNIEDVISSQKEIFSYNQERILAGVQDTLKKTGKLTDEDLQKQLKELDTYLMDQETKIQAEKSKSTIEAGDKFRAEYEKKADVKKTASGLLYKIEKAGEGESPKATDTVKVHYKGTLPDGTVFDSSYDRGEPIEFQLNQLIPAWIEAIPMLKKGGKMEIVAPPQLAYGDRQAGKIPANSTLKFEIELLDFKPAK, encoded by the coding sequence ATGTTAAAAAACAAACTTTCTGCTTTAGCTATCATCAGTGCAACTCTCTTTGCTACACAAGTCAGTTTTGCAGAAAAAGCAGATACTAAATTCATTGACGATTCATCCTATGCCGTTGGTGTGTTAATGGGCAAAAATATTGAAGATGTGATTAGTTCACAAAAAGAGATTTTCTCTTATAACCAAGAACGCATCCTTGCTGGTGTACAAGATACCTTGAAAAAAACAGGTAAACTGACAGATGAAGATTTACAAAAACAATTGAAAGAACTTGATACCTATTTAATGGATCAAGAAACTAAAATTCAAGCAGAAAAAAGTAAATCTACCATTGAAGCGGGTGATAAATTCCGTGCTGAATATGAGAAAAAAGCAGATGTGAAGAAAACTGCATCAGGCTTACTCTATAAGATAGAAAAAGCGGGTGAAGGTGAATCACCAAAAGCAACAGATACCGTAAAAGTACACTATAAAGGGACATTACCAGATGGTACGGTGTTTGACAGCTCTTATGACCGTGGCGAGCCAATTGAATTCCAATTAAATCAATTAATTCCTGCGTGGATTGAAGCCATCCCTATGTTGAAAAAAGGTGGCAAAATGGAAATCGTTGCTCCACCACAATTAGCATACGGTGACCGTCAAGCAGGAAAAATTCCTGCGAACTCTACATTAAAATTTGAGATCGAATTATTAGATTTCAAACCAGCAAAATAA
- a CDS encoding helix-turn-helix transcriptional regulator, whose product MTAKFNPLSDEDHAILASYFPVVDGIAALIGEHCEIVLHSLEFLEHSAIYIVNGHNTDRKIGSPITDRALWSLHHMQTDSVSKPYFTRAKGGVLMKSVTIAIRNGKQHVIGLICININLDVPVSQFLNSFIAPQETEGSVNFASSVEDLVAQTIESTIVEVKNDRNISNSNKNRHIVTALFEKGIFDIKDAINQIADRLEISRHTVYLYIRQLKQDGE is encoded by the coding sequence ATGACAGCAAAATTCAATCCGCTTTCTGATGAAGATCACGCCATTTTGGCTTCCTACTTTCCCGTTGTTGATGGTATTGCAGCGCTCATTGGTGAGCATTGCGAAATCGTACTGCATTCCCTTGAGTTCTTAGAACACTCTGCAATTTATATCGTCAATGGGCATAACACCGACCGCAAAATTGGCTCGCCGATTACAGATCGGGCTTTATGGTCACTTCATCATATGCAAACCGACAGCGTATCCAAACCTTATTTCACTCGTGCCAAAGGTGGAGTATTGATGAAATCTGTCACCATTGCTATTCGCAACGGCAAACAACACGTTATCGGCTTAATTTGCATTAATATCAATCTTGATGTCCCTGTATCGCAATTTTTAAATAGTTTTATTGCCCCACAGGAAACCGAAGGCTCAGTGAATTTTGCAAGTTCTGTTGAAGACTTGGTGGCTCAAACCATTGAAAGCACCATTGTCGAAGTAAAAAACGATCGCAACATTTCTAACAGCAATAAAAATCGCCATATTGTCACTGCCTTATTTGAAAAAGGTATTTTTGATATTAAAGATGCGATCAACCAAATTGCCGACCGCTTAGAGATTTCTCGCCACACGGTTTATCTCTACATTCGCCAGCTCAAACAGGACGGTGAATAA
- the tusD gene encoding sulfurtransferase complex subunit TusD — translation MRYVLAVKHGVYGSQGAYLAYQVAQALLAQGHKIEQIFFFQEGVSNANQFIDPASDELNLVEAWKILAQSHRLSLHLCIAAAQRRGIVEQNLAEGFTLAGLGEFSQAVFTADRLLTI, via the coding sequence ATGCGATATGTGTTGGCAGTCAAACACGGCGTATATGGCTCACAAGGGGCGTATCTAGCCTATCAAGTTGCTCAAGCACTTTTAGCTCAAGGGCATAAGATTGAACAGATCTTCTTTTTTCAAGAGGGGGTTAGCAATGCAAATCAATTCATTGACCCCGCCAGCGATGAACTGAATTTGGTTGAGGCTTGGAAAATATTAGCGCAATCTCACCGCTTGTCGTTACATCTCTGTATTGCAGCTGCTCAACGGCGTGGCATTGTAGAGCAAAATCTCGCTGAAGGTTTTACCCTTGCAGGTCTTGGTGAATTTAGCCAAGCGGTATTTACTGCAGATCGATTACTGACTATTTAA
- the tusC gene encoding sulfurtransferase complex subunit TusC has protein sequence MKRYKLAILFTQPPFGTSTSREGLDALLAASAFCNEDEIAICFLNDGVFNLVANQQPEKILQKDHISTFKLIDLYDLTECFVCQQSVDERGLHHAEWILPELQFVSRTALFDTLHQAEKVLTF, from the coding sequence ATGAAACGTTATAAACTTGCTATTCTCTTTACTCAACCCCCATTCGGCACATCAACAAGCAGAGAAGGTCTTGATGCTCTGTTGGCTGCCAGTGCTTTTTGCAATGAAGATGAAATTGCCATTTGCTTTCTCAATGATGGCGTATTCAATCTAGTTGCCAATCAACAGCCTGAAAAGATTTTACAAAAAGATCATATATCCACATTCAAGCTAATCGATCTCTATGATTTAACTGAATGTTTTGTCTGCCAACAATCAGTAGATGAGCGAGGACTACATCACGCAGAATGGATACTGCCTGAACTCCAGTTTGTTAGCCGAACAGCGTTATTTGATACCCTTCATCAAGCTGAAAAAGTACTCACATTCTAA
- a CDS encoding DsrH/TusB family sulfur relay protein — protein sequence MLYTFSKAQYDLSTLNAILEQVTPDDAILLWQDGVLQAVKYPQLFANKQIFILKNDLIARGLKTTFPTISLEELVKLSEQYFPQIAL from the coding sequence ATGCTCTACACATTTTCCAAAGCACAATATGACTTATCAACACTAAACGCTATTCTTGAACAAGTTACCCCTGATGATGCGATTTTGTTATGGCAAGATGGCGTATTACAAGCGGTGAAATACCCACAACTTTTTGCAAATAAACAGATCTTTATCTTAAAAAATGATCTCATAGCTAGGGGATTAAAAACAACATTCCCAACTATTTCGCTAGAAGAATTAGTTAAGCTGAGCGAACAATATTTTCCACAAATTGCATTATAA
- a CDS encoding IS30-like element ISApl1 family transposase, producing the protein MMSTSYRHLTINEREKIMILLAQGKKQAEIAKALGRSSSTISRELKRHALESYSATNAQNSYLKHRQNSKAQRKLEQPEYFNLVQEKFLTENWSPEQISARLKLEKSELSISYSTIYRGIYSGLFDIGERKASRKLRHKGKTRHTKNHHEKRGKIQISNHLNDRPISAQNRSRFGHWEADTVLGKAGGACLLTLTERKSRFELVKKIPAKKAEAVQKAMIELLDSHILRSITPDRGKEFAQHRLVTEALGVEFYFPEPHQPWTRGTNENTNGLLREYFPKHQDINQWSEVDIQQVINKLNLRPRKCLGWKTPYEVYFKKSLHLV; encoded by the coding sequence ATGATGAGTACTTCCTACCGACATCTTACAATAAACGAGCGAGAAAAGATAATGATTTTACTCGCACAGGGCAAAAAACAAGCAGAAATTGCCAAAGCACTGGGACGTAGCTCCAGCACCATTTCTCGCGAGCTGAAACGACACGCTCTAGAAAGCTACAGTGCAACGAACGCACAAAACAGCTATTTGAAGCATCGTCAAAATAGCAAAGCACAGCGCAAATTAGAGCAGCCTGAATATTTCAATTTGGTGCAAGAAAAGTTTCTGACAGAAAACTGGTCGCCCGAACAAATCAGCGCACGATTAAAATTGGAAAAATCTGAATTATCCATTAGTTATTCAACCATTTATCGTGGTATTTATTCAGGGTTGTTTGATATAGGCGAACGCAAAGCCAGTCGCAAACTGCGCCACAAAGGCAAAACACGGCATACAAAAAATCATCATGAAAAACGTGGCAAAATTCAGATATCCAACCATTTGAACGACCGTCCCATTTCGGCGCAAAATCGCAGTCGCTTTGGACATTGGGAAGCCGATACCGTACTGGGTAAAGCGGGTGGAGCTTGTTTGCTGACGCTGACGGAACGCAAAAGTCGTTTTGAGTTGGTGAAGAAAATTCCTGCCAAAAAAGCCGAAGCAGTCCAAAAAGCCATGATTGAATTGCTGGATTCACATATATTGCGGTCAATTACGCCAGACCGTGGTAAAGAATTTGCCCAACATCGTTTGGTAACAGAAGCACTGGGTGTAGAATTTTACTTCCCCGAGCCGCATCAACCGTGGACACGGGGAACGAATGAAAATACAAATGGGTTACTTCGTGAATACTTTCCGAAGCACCAAGACATCAATCAGTGGAGCGAAGTTGATATTCAACAGGTGATCAATAAACTGAATTTACGACCACGTAAATGTTTAGGTTGGAAAACACCTTATGAAGTTTACTTCAAAAAATCGTTGCACTTGGTTTGA
- the rbsK gene encoding ribokinase → MKNKLCVLGSINVDHVIRVPYFPKAGETLTGYGYQIAYGGKGANQAVAAARVGANVSFIGAIGDDQIGQTMKQAFEQDGIDTSAISVIPNQSTGLAMIQVADSGENSIVISAGANADLSEFLVEQHKSQIEQADILLMQLESPLQAVTLATKFAKSAGVKVVLNPAPAQPLPDSLLSHIDIITPNETEAEILTGIKVTDEQTAAVAANHFHQLGIETVLITLGSKGVYYSEKGQGEIIPGFRVDAVDTTAAGDTFNGAFVTALLEGKSAKDAIRFAHAAAAISVTRMGAQTAIPNREEVDKFFI, encoded by the coding sequence ATGAAAAACAAACTCTGTGTTCTCGGTAGTATTAATGTTGATCATGTGATTCGAGTACCTTATTTCCCAAAAGCAGGTGAAACCTTAACGGGTTACGGCTATCAAATTGCCTATGGCGGAAAAGGGGCAAATCAAGCGGTTGCTGCAGCTCGTGTTGGAGCGAATGTCAGCTTTATTGGTGCGATTGGCGATGATCAAATCGGGCAAACCATGAAACAAGCCTTTGAGCAAGATGGCATTGATACTTCGGCAATCAGTGTAATCCCAAATCAATCAACGGGATTAGCGATGATTCAAGTCGCTGATTCGGGTGAGAACAGCATAGTGATTTCCGCTGGGGCAAATGCGGATCTTTCCGAATTCTTAGTTGAACAACATAAATCACAGATAGAACAAGCTGATATTTTGCTGATGCAGTTAGAAAGCCCGTTACAAGCGGTCACTTTAGCCACAAAATTTGCAAAATCAGCCGGGGTAAAAGTGGTGTTAAATCCCGCACCGGCCCAACCTTTACCGGACAGTTTGTTATCACACATTGACATCATTACCCCAAATGAAACGGAAGCGGAAATACTGACAGGGATTAAAGTGACCGATGAACAAACTGCAGCTGTAGCCGCCAACCATTTTCATCAACTTGGGATCGAAACGGTTTTAATTACCCTAGGTTCAAAAGGTGTGTATTACAGTGAAAAAGGGCAAGGCGAAATTATTCCAGGTTTCCGAGTTGACGCAGTAGATACAACCGCTGCAGGCGATACCTTTAATGGCGCTTTTGTGACGGCATTATTGGAAGGAAAATCAGCTAAAGACGCGATTCGTTTTGCACATGCAGCTGCCGCTATTTCTGTCACGAGAATGGGGGCTCAAACGGCAATACCTAATAGAGAAGAAGTCGATAAGTTTTTTATATAG
- the rbsB gene encoding ribose ABC transporter substrate-binding protein RbsB, with protein MKKLTSLAIALGLAFSTSAMAKETIALAVSTLDNPFFVTLKEGAEKKAKELGYNLVVLDSQNDPAKELSNVEDVTVRGAKVLLINPTDSEAVGTAVAVANKKNIPVITLDRGANKGNVVSHIASDNVAGGKMAGDFIAEKVGKNAKVIQLEGIAGTSAARERGEGFKQAVEANQFELLASQPADFDRTKGLNVMENLLASHGSAKAVFAQNDEMALGALRAIKASGKNILVVGFDGTDDAVKAVNGGQLAATIAQQPEKIGELGIEAADKVLKGEKVEAQIPVPLKVVTK; from the coding sequence ATGAAAAAATTAACTTCATTAGCGATTGCGTTAGGTTTGGCATTCAGCACATCAGCAATGGCAAAAGAAACTATCGCACTAGCGGTTTCAACCTTAGATAATCCATTCTTTGTGACCTTGAAAGAAGGTGCAGAGAAAAAAGCCAAAGAATTAGGCTATAACTTAGTTGTGTTGGATTCACAAAATGACCCAGCTAAAGAGTTATCTAACGTCGAAGATGTGACTGTTCGTGGCGCGAAAGTATTATTGATTAACCCGACCGATTCTGAAGCAGTAGGTACAGCCGTTGCGGTAGCCAATAAGAAGAATATTCCAGTAATCACCTTAGACCGTGGTGCAAATAAAGGTAACGTCGTGAGTCATATTGCCTCTGATAACGTGGCAGGCGGAAAAATGGCGGGAGATTTTATCGCGGAAAAAGTGGGTAAAAATGCTAAAGTGATTCAATTAGAAGGTATTGCCGGCACCTCTGCAGCGCGTGAACGTGGTGAAGGCTTTAAACAAGCGGTGGAAGCTAATCAATTTGAATTGCTTGCTAGCCAACCAGCGGATTTCGACCGTACTAAAGGTTTAAATGTCATGGAAAACTTACTTGCCAGCCACGGTTCTGCCAAAGCGGTATTTGCTCAAAATGATGAAATGGCATTAGGCGCTTTACGTGCGATCAAAGCATCAGGCAAAAACATTTTAGTGGTTGGTTTTGACGGTACGGATGATGCGGTAAAAGCCGTTAATGGTGGACAACTTGCGGCAACTATTGCTCAACAACCAGAAAAAATCGGTGAGTTAGGGATAGAAGCAGCGGATAAAGTGTTGAAAGGTGAAAAAGTTGAAGCACAAATCCCAGTTCCGTTAAAAGTCGTCACGAAATAA
- the rbsC gene encoding ribose ABC transporter permease: protein MNKSFNLTKFLIDQRSIIALITLIVVVSFLNPDFFTTDNLLNILRQTSVNAIIAIGMTFVILIAGIDLSVGSVLALTGAVAATLVGMDLPVYVVIPTVLIFGGLIGLLNGSLVAFGKVQAFMATLITMLLLRGVTMIYMGGRPISTGFSENADAFAEIGTGIWFGIPVPVWLMFVLFALGWFVLTQTRMGRYIYALGGNESATALSGINVNKVKLFVFAVSGVLAALAGLIVTSRLGSAQPTAGTGYELDAIAAVVVGGTSLMGGKGRIIGTLIGALIIGFLSNALNLLDIDSYYQLVAKALVILAAVILDNFIGRKKV from the coding sequence AATTTTTAATCGACCAACGGTCGATTATCGCGTTAATCACGTTGATTGTCGTGGTGTCATTTCTAAATCCAGATTTTTTTACTACGGATAACTTGCTCAACATTCTGCGTCAAACTTCGGTGAACGCCATTATTGCGATTGGCATGACTTTTGTGATTTTGATTGCCGGAATTGATTTATCGGTCGGTTCGGTATTGGCACTGACCGGTGCGGTAGCCGCAACGTTAGTCGGTATGGATTTACCGGTTTATGTGGTGATTCCTACCGTACTGATTTTTGGCGGTTTGATTGGCTTACTGAACGGATCACTGGTGGCGTTCGGTAAAGTACAGGCCTTTATGGCAACCTTGATTACGATGCTGTTATTACGCGGCGTGACCATGATTTATATGGGCGGTCGCCCGATTAGCACCGGTTTTTCCGAGAATGCCGATGCCTTCGCCGAAATCGGTACGGGGATTTGGTTCGGTATTCCGGTTCCAGTTTGGCTGATGTTTGTCTTATTTGCATTAGGTTGGTTTGTTCTCACGCAGACGCGTATGGGACGCTATATTTATGCTTTAGGGGGAAATGAATCAGCAACCGCCCTTTCAGGTATTAATGTAAATAAAGTGAAACTCTTTGTATTTGCGGTTAGTGGAGTACTTGCTGCCCTTGCAGGTTTAATCGTCACCTCTCGTTTAGGTTCCGCCCAGCCAACGGCAGGAACAGGCTATGAATTAGATGCGATAGCGGCTGTTGTCGTCGGTGGCACCAGCCTTATGGGTGGTAAAGGTCGCATTATCGGCACGTTAATTGGTGCATTAATTATCGGTTTCTTGAGCAATGCCTTGAATTTATTAGACATTGACTCTTACTATCAACTAGTTGCGAAAGCACTGGTAATCTTAGCTGCGGTTATCTTAGATAACTTCATTGGTCGTAAAAAAGTCTAG